One region of Mangifera indica cultivar Alphonso chromosome 3, CATAS_Mindica_2.1, whole genome shotgun sequence genomic DNA includes:
- the LOC123210274 gene encoding legumain encodes MLLFLHHHLFSQFGSVSMATYRFLFFFLVLAVLGDVEGSRLNQRKSGIIKLPTEKEEPAEEAGTRWAVLVAGSSGYGNYRHQADVCHAYQLLRKGGLKEENIVVFMYDDIAMDELNPRPGVIINHPQGENVYAGVPKDYTGEDVTTKNLYAVLLGDKSAVKGGSGKVVNSKPNDRIFLYYSDHGGPGVLGMPNMPYLYAMEFIEVLKKKHASKGYKEMVLYIEACESGSIFEGITPKDIDVYVTTASNAQESSFGTYCPGMDPSPPQEYITCLGDLYSVAWMEDSETHNLKRETIKQQYDTVKERTSNFNTYSIGSHVMQYGNTSIKTEKLYLYQGFDPATETFPPNELRNDTRMGVVNQRDADLLFMWHMYKKADGSWRKSQILEQITETLRHRNHLDKSIEMIGMLLYGPKRSGEILNSARAPGLPLVDDWQCLKSMVRVFETRCGSLTQYGMKHMRAFANICNSGVSQGLMEEACVATCGGLDLKQWHPRNRGYSA; translated from the exons ATGCTTCTGTTTCTTCACCATCACTTATTTTCTCAGTTCGGTTCAGTCTCTATGGCAACCTATcgttttttattctttttcttagttttagcTGTTTTGGGGGATGTTGAAGGCAGTCGGCTGAACCAAAGGAAGTCAGGAATCATAAAGTTGCCGACAGAGAAAGAAGAGCCGGCGGAGGAAGCGGGAACAAGATGGGCTGTTCTAGTGGCTGGATCATCTGGGTATGGAAATTATCGGCATCAG GCAGATGTTTGTCATGCATATCAGTTGCTAAGAAAAGGAGGATTAAAGGAAGAGAACATAGTGGTGTTTATGTATGATGATATAGCCATGGATGAGCTGAATCCTAGGCCTGGTGTTATCATCAACCACCCTCAAGGTGAAAATGTTTATGCTGGTGTGCCTAAG GATTACACAGGCGAGGATGTAACAACTAAGAATCTGTATGCAGTACTTCTTGGTGACAAGAGTGCTGTGAAAGGTGGAAGTGGGAAAGTTGTAAATAGCAAGCCAAATGACAGGATCTTTCTTTACTACTCAGACCATGGAGGTCCTGGAGTTCTTG GGATGCCAAACATGCCTTATCTGTATGCAATGGAATTCATTGAGGTCTTGAAGAAGAAACATGCATCAAAGGGCTACAAAGAAATG GTTTTATACATAGAAGCATGTGAAAGTGGGAGTATTTTTGAAGGTATAACGCCTAAAGATATTGACGTTTATGTCACAACAGCATCAAATGCACAAGAGAGCAGCTTCGGGACTTATTGCCCTGGAATGGATCCTTCTCCACCTCAAGAGTACATCACTTGTTTAGGGGATTTATACAGTGTTGCTTGGATGGAGGATAG TGAGACTCACAATTTGAAAAGAGAAACCATAAAGCAACAGTATGACACA GTGAAGGAAAGGACTTCCAATTTTAATACTTACAGTATTGGGTCTCATGTGATGCAATATGGGAACACAAGCATAAAAACAGAGAAGCTTTATCTATATCAAGGTTTTGATCCTGCGACAGAGACTTTCCCTCCGAATGAGCTTAGGAATGATACTCGAATGGGAGTTGTGAACCAGAGAGATGCTGATCTTCTCTTCATGTGGCATATG TACAAAAAAGCAGATGGGTCATGGAGGAAATCACAAATACTGGAGCAGATTACAGAGACATTGAGACACAGGAATCACTTAGACAAAAGCATTGAGATGATTGGAATGCTTCTATATGGACCAAAAAGAAGTGGTGAAATCCTTAACTCTGCTAGAGCACCTGGTTTGCCTCTTGTTGATGATTGGCAATGCTTGAAATCAATG GTTCGAGTATTTGAAACACGCTGTGGATCACTGACTCAATATGGAATGAAACACATGAGGGCATTTGCAAACATTTGCAACAGTGGCGTCTCCCAAGGCTTGATGGAGGAAGCTTGCGTGGCTACATGCGGCGGCCTTGACCTGAAGCAGTGGCATCCTAGGAACCGGGGTTATAGCGCTTGA